From Lycium ferocissimum isolate CSIRO_LF1 chromosome 12, AGI_CSIRO_Lferr_CH_V1, whole genome shotgun sequence, one genomic window encodes:
- the LOC132040284 gene encoding uncharacterized protein LOC132040284, producing the protein MAYHVANRAQSSSSSQPPLVQKLTDDPVNPKNAQSSVTCVYQSHIGGYWRNVTVIWSKNLMNHSVTLTVDSVESDYHQTCKIDLKPWHFWAKKGYKTFEVDGNQLEAYWDLRSAKFSGSPEPCSDFYVALVSEEEVVLLLGDYKKKAYKKTKSRPALVDALLFYKKEHVFGKKSFSTRAKFDQRKQESDIVVESSTSGPRDPEMWISIDGIVLIHIKNLQWKFRGNETVLVNKQPVQVFWDVHAWLFCSPGSGHGLFIFKPGASEDDSDREESSVGGGSDCSDHSKYYSTLSYSKASPFCLFLYAWKIE; encoded by the coding sequence ATGGCTTATCATGTTGCAAATAGGGCAcaatcatcttcttcttctcaaCCGCCTCTCGTCCAAAAACTAACTGATGATCCTGTAAACCCCAAGAATGCGCAAAGTAGTGTCACGTGTGTTTATCAGTCTCATATTGGGGGCTATTGGCGCAATGTGACTGTTATATGGAGCAAGAATTTAATGAATCATTCCGTGACCCTAACGGTCGATAGTGTGGAAAGTGATTATCATCAAACATGCAAGATTGATCTTAAACCTTGGCATTTTTGGGCCAAAAAAGGATACAAGACCTTTGAAGTTGATGGGAATCAATTGGAGGCATATTGGGATCTAAGATCAGCAAAATTTTCTGGAAGTCCAGAACCATGTTCGGATTTTTACGTTGCCTTAGTTTCCGAGGAAGAGGTTGTGTTATTGTTAGGGGATTACAAGAAAAAAGCCTACAAGAAAACCAAATCAAGGCCAGCCCTTGTGGATGCTTTGTTGTTTTACAAGAAAGAACATGTTTTTGGCAAGAAAAGTTTCTCAACAAGAGCTAAATTTGatcaaagaaaacaagaaagtgACATTGTGGTAGAGAGCTCAACTTCAGGGCCTAGGGATCCTGAAATGTGGATAAGCATAGATGGGATTGTTTTGATTCACATAAAAAATTTGCAATGGAAGTTCAGGGGAAACGAAACCGTGTTAGTTAACAAACAACCCGTGCAAGTCTTCTGGGATGTGCACGCTTGGTTGTTTTGTTCACCGGGGTCCGGTCATGGTCTGTTTATTTTCAAGCCGGGGGCGTCTGAGGACGACAGTGACAGGGAAGAGAGTAGCGTGGGTGGTGGCAGCGATTGCAGTGACCATAGCAAGTATTATTCGACGTTAAGCTACTCCAAAGCATCGCCATTTTGCCTCTTCTTGTATGCATGGAAGATTGAGTGA